A section of the Marinoscillum sp. 108 genome encodes:
- a CDS encoding LamG-like jellyroll fold domain-containing protein produces MNKIYLFLASMGCVLFSHAQICPQNNANVDLGTPSLTTSAHTINTGDVESITVVKGAVYLFDKSSTSFSSHMALYSSLGGSIYQEKWKQTGNTKSWQSDYDGELWFTITDQNVGNSPTGYAYSCGYNATSAVLNVRQTTNNINITEHPTNVKANCGDPAIFSTNANISGTSNATFQYQWQVSTNNGSSFSNMAGATSATLNIAEVESTMFGNQYRCVIKVGAESANTNAGILLERGIDPPSGIEATQDRCDAQIDITWEWYQVNPSKFKIQVSTNNSTFTDLVELAGAKRKYQHTGITKGTRYYYKISSYNEDCGTYGSSSDSEYGLSPVDPAAPTGSSVQEVSVDGGKGVRVTWTDNSADETGFIITRTNSDGTNLVEYKYVSNETEMNQTGAVRTYTDKRIDNCQPYTYRVYAYNPCNATGVIAVDGSGSAASHDIVVETTIYDILYPSALVTSKGYYSDRISLKWGINMNSNHSFADRFKIYSRELGDAVVPELVSIVDSDLRQFNDDRADAGVLYEYFIVATGDCGDGEIKSFDITTINSYPNLPADLSGRGVGYSIGFRSPSGVVNGNISYQGGVAVPNVKVVVEREEGNSGSALDFDGVNDYMEVPYTTFLNFEGAITVSMWLKPDQVAVSDRTILHKNGTIKLTQSGEALKVDIGTVNVTVDTVFEANQFKNVTVTFDEAELIVYVNGKEYYKGSHSYDLTANTNNVFIGTNATKTNYFSGIIDETRLHTVSQDSLTILKDYGRLIKPNKAGLAAYWRFNEGVGPYAFDLSNTGGVYHVNDGNISGATWSVDVPDGRQLGMAGFTDANGNYTVTGISYSGTGENFTVTPKITLGGAVHEFTPSQKVLFIGEGVSVQNQIDFKDISSFQVTGYVRYQFGDNTVGAEGVRFLIDGETYVQNGSGFVESDVNGYFNIQVPIGLHSIQAQKAFHTFNNEGNWPTSTAKYDFQAPVSNVLIYDLTTRKVRGRVVGGKVEGEKPVGFGKSVNNIGASLFKLEEATGKPIEATVTPDANTGEYEVDVPPLKYTVYNPNKSDGSGLQRGIHIASNNSATLYFEQAILAEDLTIDLRAADTEKYVIDSTLNGSDEWVVDSAAYHSINNFIYRSEPQVGVYDGSEEVDQEFEGEEFYVHTNKDNTKDTIDVRAGMPYPVLIQSKDYSLRIEVSEIYERNDLGPVVKDTVPVSDAALELFNYWGKGYYRDSDDDVAYYSPVSASPGTLEAITLSDADGDTTYTFKTANPEFNNNASFDSQSFTKSIQVTVKTKGNEPVYWPGGSDVNIVQNGYILGSAPIAGTSFVTQGPDVVDFVLRDPPGDGSFTMLEQGKSVSKTSSFTSSAGQSVNLELGIGVSVTTWVGFGAGTINESEADATTGLDVSYKLSNTGERVTTYTATEAFQTSEDYTGPDFDLFVGKSENVRFGVSQTLSLVPVSDCGTPNVSCTGSVITAKDGTEYKLGSYLATFMNPTGEATLFAYTALHIEGTLVPNLKMLRNNVLLNNSKYVSALDGADPNFGKNNDDPVFPNPSTATPSITEPEDLSGPSYTFTRVDDEELDSVRWLNQQIKLWEKQLELNEKEKVELVQANRPVRNISYSGGSALTFEQTSSETSTTSFEYEFAESISAGTSLDFSLFGVSMELDMKTSVNLEQGGVESDSEENSTTFSYTISDESPTDYFNVKVHESTLKNGPVFQIADGGVTTCPHEDEVKTKYYQPGTQISARTFQQDKPRIEVDVPIMYNVPADEKANYTLTLFNDSENTQTMYYSLSVVESSNPNGLKITMDGTNLSKGREILVPGGSAIQKILEIEKGPFEYDYPNVQVILSSSCQYDPTGVYKLIGDTVSISAYFLPQCTTPEILTPKDNWVVNSNLMDTLTVMIGGFNINYSGFRSVNLEYKQSAQSTWSVLETFYRDTTGLNDPNAIQIPRNNPVIEYDWFLKDINDGSYDLRAVTKCDVAASGSVVFGESEIFSGLIDRVNPHPFGAPQPSDGILSPGEQIMIQFNEPINSGLLRPTNFEIKGVLNGGEVRHSASMHFAGDANHYMEIPAGIDLKRKSFTVDFYLARKSLGEQIILSQGNASSDALEIGFTANDKVYFKLANKIEVSTASITDQNWRHYALVYDHKNGTASITLNGDTDGDDINNDFGADYTDEGKVYVAQAKYDKTKPLDAKVHELRIWNRALSESKVSIIATKRLERNEFGLIGNWRMEEAEGSQANDHIRFKNALISGNWSIEPIGFAYDLGADSYLTSKSLAFTAENDFTIEFWFKRAATTDSVTLLSTGIGDARDANSVGWAIGTDASGKLLISNNGEKHQVGSVSYMDNTWHHFALSVNRITSPNVYIDGAQIASIDDQNWIGFGGSKVWIGARGWFDGAVEQTDQYFEGAFDDIRVWSKAKTAEQVELQRMYKLSGAEGSLVTYFPFETFVDDSGVLVKSVSLDNEVAGAKVDDVIALQGTGGEVENTPTINLPRPVSYVNFSYSANGDKIILSPTDPDSLLEGVILDITVKNIRDLNGNVMNSPASWTAYYNKNSVLWVDNDKSFDLELGSTLTFKASVSNIGGSVENFRITNVPDWLTVSPSSGTLSPLTTKEITLSVDEGINLGDYSQDIYLTTDYGYDERLMVNLNVYQPAPDTWEVDPAEYEYSMSLVGKVKVNGKFSQDGDDQVAAFVDNVCRGVATLRYVEAYDQYFVFLNIYSNRVSNENVELRIWDASDGIVYTKVDPAVAFVSETRLGSASSPVVIETTGLVQVRQDLVRGWQWLSFNTNSAQMANVNNFLANITASTGDMVKTQGAFDQYDEANGWIGTISNSGGIRNNTMYKFKLANASVLEFSGAEINPESEVIQVKEGWNWISYISQRTLEINTALSNYTASVGDEIKSQRGFAVYEGPMIGWIGSLTHLTKGNGFMLKSSTQTTFTYPSVPLTARLAPEPVSESDMHSVGMSFDQYPSNMSIVATANMNFDEGNQMMVYDETELVGYAYPKYIGQQQLLFITVFGEQPSGALSFEDSFGRLYAPEDGRTLEFRADASHGTVGSPLRLMTNTTEVLDVINSTVRLYPNPFQESILLEITSDTKDLSYELVDLSGRLLQKGNIPTHQKSIRFGETLESGAYFLKIYRAEELVKTEKIVKY; encoded by the coding sequence GTGAATAAAATTTACTTGTTTCTCGCCTCAATGGGCTGCGTGCTTTTTTCTCATGCCCAGATCTGCCCTCAGAATAATGCCAATGTTGATTTGGGTACTCCAAGCCTCACTACCAGCGCTCACACCATTAACACTGGTGATGTAGAGTCGATTACGGTGGTGAAGGGAGCCGTCTACCTTTTTGATAAATCCAGCACATCATTTAGTTCGCATATGGCGCTCTATTCTTCGCTTGGTGGTTCTATTTATCAGGAGAAGTGGAAACAAACTGGTAATACCAAGTCATGGCAGTCTGATTATGATGGAGAGCTTTGGTTTACCATCACTGATCAGAATGTTGGCAATTCACCTACAGGGTATGCTTACAGTTGTGGATACAATGCTACCAGTGCGGTCTTGAATGTACGACAGACAACTAATAATATTAACATCACCGAGCATCCTACGAATGTCAAGGCCAACTGCGGTGATCCGGCGATATTTTCTACCAATGCGAACATCAGCGGGACTTCCAATGCCACTTTCCAGTACCAGTGGCAAGTAAGCACCAATAATGGTAGCTCTTTTTCCAATATGGCTGGTGCCACCAGTGCCACCCTGAATATAGCTGAGGTCGAGAGCACAATGTTTGGCAACCAATATCGTTGCGTGATTAAAGTAGGTGCCGAGTCAGCCAACACAAATGCTGGGATTTTATTGGAACGAGGCATTGATCCTCCTTCGGGCATAGAAGCCACTCAGGATCGTTGCGATGCCCAAATAGACATCACTTGGGAATGGTATCAGGTGAATCCATCCAAGTTTAAGATTCAGGTGAGTACCAATAATTCAACATTTACTGATCTGGTGGAGCTGGCGGGAGCCAAGAGGAAATATCAGCATACTGGCATCACCAAAGGCACTCGATATTACTATAAAATCAGCTCATACAATGAGGATTGTGGAACCTACGGTTCTTCATCAGACTCGGAATACGGTCTGTCACCTGTAGATCCGGCAGCACCAACAGGTTCTTCTGTGCAGGAAGTGAGTGTAGATGGAGGTAAGGGTGTAAGGGTCACGTGGACTGATAACTCTGCTGATGAAACGGGCTTCATCATTACCCGAACCAATTCAGATGGGACCAATTTGGTAGAATACAAATACGTCTCCAACGAGACGGAAATGAACCAGACGGGAGCTGTCAGAACCTATACAGACAAACGTATAGATAACTGTCAGCCTTATACTTATAGGGTATACGCTTATAATCCATGTAATGCCACAGGGGTAATTGCCGTAGACGGATCAGGAAGCGCTGCTTCGCATGACATAGTGGTTGAAACCACGATTTATGATATTCTATATCCTAGTGCGCTCGTTACTTCCAAAGGATATTACTCAGATCGAATTTCTCTGAAATGGGGGATCAATATGAACTCCAACCATTCATTTGCTGATAGATTTAAGATTTACTCAAGAGAGTTGGGAGATGCAGTAGTTCCTGAGTTGGTATCTATAGTGGATAGTGATTTGCGCCAGTTCAATGATGACAGGGCGGATGCCGGGGTGCTTTATGAGTATTTCATTGTGGCTACGGGTGATTGCGGAGATGGTGAAATCAAAAGCTTTGATATTACCACGATCAATAGTTACCCTAACCTTCCAGCGGATTTGTCTGGACGAGGAGTGGGATACTCTATTGGCTTCAGAAGTCCGAGTGGGGTAGTAAATGGTAATATTTCTTACCAGGGTGGTGTTGCTGTTCCGAATGTGAAGGTAGTAGTAGAGCGGGAGGAGGGAAACTCAGGGTCAGCCCTCGATTTTGATGGTGTGAACGATTATATGGAGGTTCCATACACCACATTTTTGAATTTTGAGGGAGCCATTACTGTCTCTATGTGGTTAAAGCCTGATCAGGTGGCTGTTTCGGACAGAACAATCCTTCATAAGAATGGGACCATCAAGTTGACCCAAAGTGGTGAAGCTCTCAAAGTGGACATAGGGACTGTGAATGTTACAGTGGACACGGTCTTCGAGGCTAACCAGTTCAAGAATGTTACGGTGACTTTTGATGAAGCCGAGCTTATCGTCTATGTCAATGGTAAAGAATATTACAAAGGAAGTCATTCATATGACCTCACTGCAAATACCAATAATGTATTCATCGGAACGAACGCCACAAAAACCAATTATTTCTCTGGTATTATTGACGAGACCCGGTTACATACGGTTTCTCAGGATAGCCTGACCATATTAAAAGATTACGGAAGGTTGATCAAGCCTAATAAAGCAGGACTGGCCGCTTATTGGCGATTCAATGAAGGCGTAGGTCCCTATGCTTTTGATTTGTCAAACACAGGGGGAGTGTATCACGTGAACGATGGAAATATATCTGGAGCCACATGGTCTGTGGATGTGCCCGATGGCCGACAGCTCGGCATGGCGGGATTCACGGACGCCAATGGTAACTACACTGTCACGGGTATTTCCTATTCAGGAACAGGGGAGAATTTTACAGTCACCCCTAAAATAACGCTTGGAGGCGCGGTTCACGAATTTACCCCTTCCCAAAAGGTGTTGTTCATTGGCGAAGGTGTTTCTGTGCAAAATCAGATTGACTTTAAAGACATTAGTTCCTTTCAGGTTACCGGATATGTTCGTTATCAATTTGGTGATAACACTGTGGGGGCCGAAGGGGTGCGCTTTCTGATAGATGGTGAGACATACGTCCAGAATGGAAGTGGATTTGTAGAAAGTGATGTCAATGGATACTTTAATATTCAGGTGCCTATTGGTCTACATAGCATCCAGGCCCAGAAAGCCTTTCATACCTTCAACAATGAAGGAAACTGGCCCACCTCTACGGCCAAATATGATTTTCAGGCTCCCGTATCGAATGTGCTGATTTATGACCTCACTACCAGAAAAGTGAGAGGTCGTGTAGTGGGAGGTAAAGTGGAAGGAGAAAAGCCAGTTGGCTTTGGAAAATCTGTTAATAACATCGGGGCTTCGCTCTTCAAACTAGAAGAAGCTACAGGCAAACCTATAGAGGCGACCGTCACCCCAGATGCTAACACAGGAGAATATGAGGTAGATGTGCCTCCATTGAAGTACACAGTATATAACCCTAATAAATCAGATGGTTCTGGCTTGCAAAGAGGTATTCACATTGCATCCAATAACAGTGCAACCTTATATTTTGAGCAGGCCATCCTGGCGGAGGATTTGACCATTGATCTTAGAGCGGCCGACACAGAAAAGTATGTCATTGACTCTACACTCAATGGTTCAGATGAGTGGGTAGTAGATTCTGCAGCCTACCACTCCATCAATAATTTCATCTACCGTTCAGAGCCTCAGGTGGGTGTTTACGATGGTTCAGAAGAGGTAGATCAGGAATTTGAAGGTGAGGAGTTTTACGTTCATACCAATAAGGATAATACCAAAGACACTATAGATGTAAGGGCAGGTATGCCTTATCCGGTGCTTATTCAATCTAAGGATTATAGCTTGCGCATTGAAGTCAGTGAAATATACGAGCGGAATGATCTTGGCCCTGTGGTGAAAGATACTGTGCCGGTTTCAGATGCAGCGCTCGAATTGTTCAACTATTGGGGAAAAGGATATTATAGAGATAGCGATGATGATGTAGCTTACTATAGCCCGGTCAGCGCATCGCCTGGTACTTTGGAGGCAATCACTTTATCTGATGCAGATGGTGATACCACTTATACTTTCAAAACGGCTAACCCAGAGTTTAATAACAATGCTTCTTTCGATTCGCAGAGTTTCACCAAGTCCATTCAGGTGACCGTGAAAACCAAAGGAAATGAACCGGTGTATTGGCCAGGAGGCTCAGATGTTAACATTGTTCAGAATGGATACATTCTTGGATCTGCACCTATTGCTGGTACCAGTTTTGTTACCCAGGGACCAGATGTAGTAGATTTTGTGTTAAGAGACCCACCTGGGGACGGCAGTTTTACCATGCTTGAGCAGGGTAAGTCGGTAAGCAAAACTTCTTCATTCACTTCCTCTGCGGGGCAGTCGGTGAACCTTGAGTTGGGGATTGGGGTATCTGTGACGACCTGGGTAGGTTTTGGCGCAGGAACCATCAATGAATCTGAAGCAGATGCTACCACTGGTTTGGATGTAAGCTACAAGTTGAGCAACACAGGAGAGCGTGTGACCACCTATACGGCCACAGAGGCTTTTCAAACCTCTGAAGATTATACCGGCCCTGATTTTGATTTATTTGTCGGTAAGTCCGAGAACGTAAGATTTGGAGTTTCGCAAACCTTGTCACTTGTTCCGGTTTCGGACTGCGGCACACCAAATGTGAGCTGTACGGGATCAGTAATTACGGCAAAAGATGGCACAGAGTATAAACTCGGATCTTATTTGGCGACATTCATGAACCCAACAGGAGAGGCCACCTTGTTTGCCTATACCGCCCTCCACATCGAAGGTACTTTAGTACCTAACCTCAAAATGCTCCGTAACAATGTGCTTTTAAATAACAGTAAATATGTGAGTGCGTTGGATGGTGCAGATCCTAATTTCGGGAAGAATAATGACGACCCTGTATTTCCGAACCCAAGTACAGCAACGCCTTCTATCACTGAGCCAGAGGATCTTTCAGGTCCTAGCTATACATTCACCAGGGTAGATGATGAGGAACTGGATTCTGTGAGATGGCTGAATCAGCAAATTAAGCTTTGGGAGAAACAACTCGAGCTTAATGAGAAGGAAAAGGTTGAGCTTGTTCAGGCCAATCGTCCGGTGAGAAATATTAGTTACAGTGGAGGTTCTGCATTGACATTTGAACAGACCTCATCTGAGACTTCCACTACTTCATTCGAATATGAGTTTGCTGAATCCATCAGCGCCGGTACTTCGCTGGACTTCTCACTATTTGGGGTGAGTATGGAACTGGATATGAAAACTTCAGTAAACCTGGAACAGGGTGGAGTAGAGTCTGATAGTGAGGAGAACAGTACTACATTTTCCTATACGATTTCAGATGAGAGCCCCACGGATTACTTTAATGTGAAAGTGCATGAATCTACCCTTAAAAATGGCCCCGTATTTCAGATTGCAGATGGTGGTGTGACTACCTGCCCTCATGAAGACGAGGTGAAAACGAAATATTATCAGCCTGGCACTCAGATCAGTGCCCGCACATTTCAGCAGGACAAGCCTCGAATAGAAGTGGATGTGCCTATCATGTATAATGTTCCGGCTGATGAGAAGGCCAACTATACCTTGACATTGTTTAACGATAGCGAGAACACCCAGACTATGTATTACTCCTTGTCGGTGGTGGAGTCTTCAAACCCTAATGGGTTGAAAATCACTATGGATGGAACCAACCTGAGTAAGGGCCGTGAGATACTTGTTCCGGGTGGATCAGCCATTCAGAAGATTCTTGAAATAGAGAAAGGGCCATTTGAATACGATTATCCCAATGTACAGGTCATCCTGTCCAGTAGTTGTCAATACGACCCTACCGGTGTTTACAAGTTGATAGGGGATACTGTATCTATTTCTGCGTATTTCTTACCCCAGTGTACCACTCCGGAGATACTTACTCCTAAGGATAACTGGGTGGTGAATTCCAACCTTATGGATACCCTTACGGTAATGATTGGTGGGTTTAATATCAACTACAGTGGATTCCGCAGTGTCAACTTGGAGTACAAGCAGTCTGCACAGTCCACATGGTCTGTTTTGGAGACATTCTATCGCGATACCACAGGTCTTAATGATCCCAATGCTATTCAGATTCCAAGAAACAATCCTGTGATTGAATACGATTGGTTTCTTAAAGACATCAACGACGGATCCTACGATTTACGCGCTGTAACTAAATGTGATGTGGCAGCTTCCGGGTCTGTGGTCTTTGGTGAATCTGAGATATTCAGTGGTTTGATCGATAGGGTAAACCCTCATCCTTTTGGAGCTCCACAGCCGAGTGACGGAATTTTGTCTCCTGGTGAGCAGATCATGATTCAGTTCAATGAGCCTATTAATAGTGGGTTGCTTCGGCCTACTAACTTTGAAATCAAAGGCGTGCTGAATGGAGGAGAAGTCAGGCATAGTGCCAGTATGCACTTTGCTGGTGATGCCAATCATTATATGGAAATCCCGGCAGGTATAGACCTTAAGAGAAAGTCGTTTACAGTGGATTTCTATTTGGCTCGTAAATCCCTTGGTGAGCAGATCATCCTGTCCCAGGGTAACGCTTCAAGTGATGCCCTGGAAATTGGTTTTACGGCGAATGACAAGGTTTATTTTAAACTAGCCAATAAGATTGAAGTATCTACGGCTTCTATCACCGATCAAAACTGGAGACACTACGCATTGGTCTACGACCATAAGAACGGTACAGCCTCCATTACACTGAATGGAGATACTGACGGTGATGACATAAATAATGACTTTGGTGCAGACTATACCGATGAAGGCAAGGTCTATGTGGCTCAAGCGAAATATGACAAAACCAAACCTCTGGATGCCAAAGTGCATGAACTGCGCATCTGGAACAGAGCTCTGTCAGAAAGTAAGGTGAGTATCATCGCTACCAAGCGTCTTGAGCGAAATGAGTTTGGATTGATTGGTAACTGGAGGATGGAAGAAGCCGAAGGTAGTCAGGCCAATGATCACATTAGGTTTAAGAATGCACTCATCTCTGGTAATTGGTCCATAGAACCAATAGGATTTGCTTATGACCTGGGTGCTGACAGCTACCTTACCAGTAAATCCCTTGCCTTTACGGCAGAGAATGATTTCACCATAGAGTTCTGGTTTAAGCGTGCTGCCACTACTGATAGTGTGACGCTTTTGAGCACGGGCATAGGAGATGCAAGAGATGCCAACAGCGTGGGCTGGGCGATTGGTACTGATGCCTCAGGTAAACTCCTCATTTCAAACAATGGAGAGAAACATCAGGTAGGCTCTGTGAGCTATATGGACAACACCTGGCACCATTTTGCGCTTTCAGTCAATCGCATCACGAGCCCCAATGTATACATTGATGGCGCTCAGATCGCCTCTATTGATGATCAAAACTGGATAGGTTTTGGTGGTTCAAAAGTATGGATTGGAGCACGTGGGTGGTTCGATGGAGCAGTGGAGCAGACCGATCAGTATTTTGAAGGCGCTTTTGATGACATCAGAGTATGGTCTAAGGCCAAGACAGCTGAGCAAGTGGAGCTGCAGCGGATGTATAAATTGTCAGGTGCGGAAGGTTCTCTGGTCACTTATTTCCCTTTTGAGACTTTCGTAGATGACTCGGGAGTTCTTGTGAAGAGTGTCTCTCTGGACAACGAAGTAGCGGGTGCCAAGGTAGATGATGTGATTGCCCTGCAGGGTACTGGTGGGGAAGTTGAAAATACGCCAACCATCAACCTGCCAAGGCCTGTTAGTTATGTGAACTTCTCTTATTCCGCCAATGGTGATAAGATTATACTTTCTCCTACCGATCCTGATAGTCTGCTGGAAGGTGTTATTCTCGATATCACAGTTAAAAACATTCGTGATCTCAATGGTAACGTCATGAACAGCCCAGCCAGTTGGACGGCTTACTACAATAAGAACAGCGTGCTTTGGGTGGACAATGACAAGTCTTTTGATTTGGAATTAGGCTCCACACTCACCTTTAAAGCTTCAGTTTCTAATATCGGTGGGTCAGTAGAGAACTTCAGAATTACGAATGTGCCTGATTGGCTCACTGTTTCTCCTTCATCAGGGACTCTGAGTCCGTTGACGACCAAAGAGATTACTTTATCGGTAGATGAAGGAATTAACCTGGGTGATTATTCTCAGGATATCTACCTCACTACGGACTATGGATACGATGAACGATTAATGGTTAATTTGAATGTCTACCAACCGGCACCGGATACTTGGGAAGTAGACCCCGCTGAGTACGAATACTCTATGAGTTTGGTGGGTAAGGTGAAGGTAAATGGTAAATTCTCACAGGATGGAGATGATCAGGTAGCTGCTTTTGTTGACAATGTATGTAGGGGAGTGGCCACACTCAGGTATGTAGAAGCTTATGATCAGTATTTTGTCTTCCTCAATATTTACTCAAACCGAGTAAGCAATGAGAATGTGGAACTGAGAATATGGGATGCTTCAGATGGAATAGTTTACACCAAGGTTGATCCTGCCGTAGCATTTGTCTCGGAGACACGCTTGGGAAGTGCATCATCTCCCGTAGTGATAGAAACCACAGGCCTTGTACAGGTAAGACAGGATTTGGTAAGGGGTTGGCAGTGGCTTTCGTTTAATACAAATTCTGCCCAAATGGCCAATGTGAATAATTTCCTCGCCAATATCACTGCTTCCACCGGTGACATGGTGAAGACTCAGGGGGCTTTTGATCAGTATGATGAGGCGAATGGATGGATTGGTACCATTAGCAACAGTGGCGGGATTCGAAACAATACTATGTACAAGTTCAAACTGGCCAATGCAAGTGTACTTGAATTTAGTGGAGCAGAAATAAACCCTGAGTCTGAGGTCATTCAGGTGAAGGAGGGTTGGAACTGGATCAGCTATATCTCTCAAAGAACTCTTGAGATCAATACCGCATTGTCTAATTATACGGCTAGTGTAGGTGATGAGATCAAAAGCCAGCGTGGGTTTGCAGTTTATGAGGGGCCTATGATAGGATGGATCGGGTCACTCACTCACCTGACTAAGGGCAACGGATTCATGCTGAAGTCTTCCACTCAGACCACATTCACTTATCCGAGTGTGCCATTAACTGCACGATTGGCGCCAGAGCCCGTTTCGGAAAGTGATATGCATTCAGTAGGCATGAGCTTTGATCAGTACCCAAGCAATATGTCAATCGTGGCCACGGCCAATATGAATTTTGACGAAGGCAACCAGATGATGGTATACGATGAGACCGAACTCGTAGGGTATGCCTATCCTAAGTATATAGGGCAGCAGCAACTGTTATTCATCACGGTGTTTGGAGAGCAGCCGAGCGGAGCCTTGAGTTTCGAAGATTCGTTTGGGCGCCTTTATGCTCCTGAGGATGGACGCACACTGGAATTTAGAGCGGATGCTTCCCACGGTACAGTTGGGTCACCATTAAGGTTGATGACCAATACTACAGAAGTATTGGATGTCATTAATTCCACTGTCAGACTTTACCCAAATCCATTCCAGGAATCTATTTTATTGGAGATTACTTCCGATACGAAAGACCTGAGCTATGAGTTGGTAGATCTGTCAGGTAGACTACTACAGAAAGGCAATATACCTACTCACCAAAAGTCCATTCGGTTTGGAGAGACTCTTGAAAGTGGCGCTTACTTCCTCAAAATCTATCGGGCTGAGGAGCTTGTCAAGACCGAGAAAATAGTTAAATATTAA
- a CDS encoding ketoacyl-ACP synthase III, translating to MKITGISTQIPRLVAYNHDIDWIPPSLRQRLIEVIGIDKRHIASAHHKLSDFAVMAAEDVLSGSGVNRQDVGIILLITQTGDQQVPNTVIDVQTKLGLTNDTLSLELNMGCSGFVHGLHIMERLLSRDSRNHGLLICGDLSSRLIHDKDSGTVPLFSDGVSATLVTKQHNVEWDFKIGNNGSNREAISMRPIDNSVRAFEGSGYLKLDGHQILNFGLKSVVPGIQLFQNEASTSIDYYFFHQASKIINDSIRNKLNIPSDKCPMTLDRFGNMSSATIPITMSTISCLQEKENRIMLCGFGTGLSWGTAVVNLPSIDYFSICEI from the coding sequence ATGAAAATCACCGGAATAAGCACACAAATACCCCGTTTAGTAGCCTACAATCACGATATTGACTGGATTCCCCCTTCACTGAGACAACGCCTCATCGAGGTAATCGGAATAGACAAACGACATATTGCATCAGCGCACCATAAGCTTTCCGACTTTGCAGTGATGGCGGCTGAAGACGTCCTCTCAGGTTCTGGAGTCAATCGCCAGGATGTCGGAATCATCTTACTCATCACCCAAACCGGCGATCAACAAGTACCTAATACCGTTATAGATGTCCAGACAAAACTAGGACTGACAAATGACACCCTTTCATTGGAACTGAACATGGGCTGCTCAGGATTTGTCCATGGCCTGCATATTATGGAAAGGCTCCTAAGTAGGGATTCCCGGAATCATGGCCTGCTTATTTGTGGAGATCTGTCATCAAGACTGATTCATGACAAAGATTCCGGTACGGTTCCTCTGTTTTCAGATGGCGTATCTGCTACTTTGGTGACTAAACAGCACAACGTGGAGTGGGATTTTAAAATTGGGAATAATGGAAGCAATCGAGAGGCAATCTCAATGCGACCCATAGACAATTCAGTTAGAGCCTTTGAAGGTTCGGGTTATTTAAAGTTAGATGGCCATCAAATCCTGAATTTCGGTCTGAAATCAGTGGTTCCTGGAATTCAACTATTTCAGAATGAGGCAAGTACCTCCATTGATTATTATTTCTTCCATCAGGCCAGCAAAATCATCAACGATTCCATTCGAAACAAACTCAACATCCCATCAGATAAATGTCCCATGACTTTGGATCGATTTGGTAATATGAGTTCTGCCACCATCCCCATCACCATGAGTACTATCTCCTGTCTGCAGGAGAAAGAAAACCGGATCATGCTCTGTGGTTTTGGTACCGGACTATCATGGGGCACTGCAGTGGTCAACCTCCCCTCGATTGATTATTTTAGTATCTGTGAAATCTGA
- a CDS encoding glycosyltransferase family 2 protein, whose product MIILVSVKSDLHIQRPDLVIPTYNSTEFIAHSLRQVLKHREIFSKIIVVNDASTDATLSALESFKPNIEIISTPTNQGQHHATIEGLKVTSSPYVFTLDDDLPVRLVDLPYLLQHAIREEADLIYASYRGGGLVPKIGSWVVSKIMSLKYRTKVTGSSTRLIHRRTLNRCFEAGFSHFLDHDLLAHASICEFVPLVHQKSQHPSRYSFTQRIALFNQMLQNR is encoded by the coding sequence TTGATTATTTTAGTATCTGTGAAATCTGACCTACATATACAGCGACCAGACCTGGTGATCCCCACCTACAATTCAACTGAATTTATTGCCCACAGCCTACGTCAGGTATTGAAACATAGAGAAATTTTCTCAAAAATCATTGTGGTAAATGATGCCAGCACCGATGCCACACTCAGCGCTTTGGAGTCTTTTAAACCAAATATTGAAATTATCAGCACCCCAACTAATCAGGGACAGCACCACGCCACGATAGAAGGATTGAAGGTGACCTCATCGCCCTATGTATTTACCCTGGACGATGATTTACCGGTGCGTCTTGTGGATTTACCCTACTTATTGCAGCATGCTATCAGGGAGGAGGCAGACCTGATTTATGCAAGCTACAGAGGGGGTGGTCTGGTTCCCAAAATCGGATCATGGGTCGTGAGTAAGATCATGTCCTTGAAATACCGCACCAAGGTCACCGGCTCTTCTACAAGACTCATTCACAGGCGCACTTTGAATCGGTGCTTCGAAGCTGGTTTCTCACATTTTCTGGACCATGATTTACTTGCTCACGCCTCCATCTGTGAGTTTGTACCGTTGGTACATCAAAAAAGCCAACACCCATCTCGCTATTCATTTACCCAAAGAATTGCACTTTTCAACCAGATGCTGCAAAACAGATGA